The DNA region GTGTAGGCACGACGTTTCAGTACTATACCATTCCTTCCCAAGCCACATTTTCcatgcattttgcatttaaaCATGCCTAAAGAATGCTTTATTGTGTGCTAAGCCACTTTTAAGATGTCTTTTGAAGATGCTGAACAGTCTTTAAAGTTGTCTTCTATGTGGCGttacgtcctacgcggacatgcccggcctatacaggctatCGAAACTTAAtccattaccacgcagccggatagtcagttgCTACGGGGGACGGTCTATTGTAGggttgaacccatgacggagaCATATTATTGTGTCGTTctagttgacgattgtaccacgggaccgcctcGTTGTAAAACCTTTAAAACGCTCTGAAGACGCTTTTAGTCCGCACTATCCGTTAAAACTAAAATTGAAGTTTTTATGGCTGATTTTAATCAACCTGTAATTATTTGAGACTAAGGCATCAAGATCAACTGATcttattaaatgcatattaagTCTCAGATGAAGGTAACCCGGAATATACTATACAAGCTGTAGTCGAGATTAGGCTTGGCCAATTCGGTTCATTTccatgaaaattattttttcgcaAGAAAAATTACTTCATTACATCTTGAAAATTATTTGGCAGACCAGGACCATCTTTATTTCGACGGATAGGACGTTCTTTCTGTGAAGGATCTGGTAATAcggttcacgttcatatttCTATGGGGAAATGAACGACCTGACGTACTAAGGCGTTTTTTATTTCGATGGGTAGGACGTTGTTTTCATAACCAACTCagtacatttttatttataaagaaTTGATGAACAGAGATTAGATGAACGTAGGTCATTCGTTCTTTaggatgaattgaatgaatcgtACCGTTCTGGATCTTGAGGCACAACTCTAGTTGAGATACGCAATTCACGAAAAACGTGGAGAAACCATGTATTTCTAACTTACCTGTAAGTTGTATTTTGCGGTTTTAGCtataatatatttaattttcttgtCGTTTTGTTTGCAGTAGGCTATGTTGTGGCCCCTACATAGATTATTAGTAATGGTTTCAAATGAAGAGAAGAtcttcttatttttaattgatatCGAAGATATAACCTTTTTATCATGTTGCTCTTAATGTATCAACGATCTGTTAATGTATCAAATCAGTTAAAACGTATTCAAAGAACCGTCAAATTCAGAAATCCACGATTGTAGAAAATGGCGTATATTAGGTATTTCGTGTATCTAGGAGACTGTCTGTACTTGGAGATTCTTAAAAGTTGTTAGTCTGCACAAGTGCTTCCTTATGTTATGCGCTGTTTAAAACATTCTTAGCCACTCAGATTGCACTACAAATCGTCTGAACTTGTGATCAGGAAAGTCCTTCTGATTTTAAGCCAATGGAgtccatttttatttatatgattgttgatttgtttttcgaaGATGAGTCAGCCTTGTTGATATTTTGATAACCATTATTATAACCATTAACCTTACTATAACTTTATAATCATTACTTCATTGCCGTCTCAAGAACATATCCACAGCAGTAGCTTTTGTTAGATTATTTGCGCTTCACATCTTAAAGCTCTAGAAATGGTTTGTAACTACTACTCTTAACAGAGTTCTGTAGATGGACCCTTTCAGTTTTAAGTGAGTTTTGTAAAAGTCTTACTAGACCatacaaaacattcaaatgaaaaagaaagactTAATGCAATAATCGTGACAACATTCGTGCAAACTATGAGAAGATTTAAAATGTTCCTTGGGGTTTCTTCACACAGTGTCGATGTGTACAGCTTCCTGCAGGCGCCGAACACGAACGCCAACATCAATGTCATCACAATACTGAAGGCATACTCGGCCAACGATGCGGTCAATCTCACGCAGACGGACACGGCCAAGATGCTGTGCGCACTGTCGCACCAGGCCGACGTCCTGTTCGCGGAGGCCGCCGAGCGGCTGAGCCTGCCCGCGCTGCAGCAGTTCCTGAGGAGTTTGTGCCGGGCGTCGCGAGAGCAGCTCTATCGCAGCACCTCGCTGAAGAAGGGCAAAAAATCGTGGTGGCTCGGGCGGCCCTGGAAGGTGAAGAATGATTCGCTGccgctgtcgctgctgctgcatcgcgTGGGCGATGTAACGCTGAAGGTGTTCCGCGGTCCTCGCCCACTGCTGCACGTGCTCAAGGTTTGGGCGATCACTGGGCCGCACCTGATGGACGTAAGTACATCCTGCCATCGCGCTTCTTCCCTGTTAATGCTTTAACTGTTGCTTTGCCCCGCATTGACCCCGCAGGCCGCCTGTCACAAGGACCGAAGCATCTCGAAGCGCGCGATCGAGTACATCCACGACATCATCACGGCACTGCTGGTGGAGCAGACCGAGCTGCCGCACTTCCACTTCAACGAGGCGCTGCTCAAGCCGTTCGAGAATCTGCTCAGCATGGACTCGTGCGACATCGACGTGCAGGACCAGATCGTGGCCTGCCTGTACGAGATCGTGGAGGCTCATCGCACCGAGATACGGTCCGGCTGGCGGCCGCTGTTCGGCACGCTGCGCACTGCCCGCAACCGCCCGGTGCATCTGTCCAACATCATCGACATCTTTCGCGTGTTTCTCGAAACGGACAACATGCTGGTGTTCGCGAACGCCGGCCTGGACTGCATACTGTGCCTGCTGTCCTACCTGGAGATCTCGGGCAATGGGCCGGCGGCGGCGACTGACCACGGCCAGTacccggcggcggcggccgccgggACCGACGACCTGTCGCTCACCATGCGCTCCGGCGACTTCCTGTACGATGCGCTCAAGTTTCTCGAGCGGTGCGCCTCCATCCTCGACTTTATGTACAACATGCCGCAGTGCCCGAACCTGCACTCGACGTACAAAATCAAGGGCATCACCTACACGCACATCATCGACGCGAACATACCGAACTCGATGGAAAACTTTACGTTCTTCGGGCAGGAGTACCTGCAGAGCACGAACGAGCAGTGCATGATCAGTTACCGGTCGCTGCACATCGACAAGGAGTCGATACGCAAGATCGACGAGCTCGACCGGCCGAGCGGCGTGCTCAAGGTGTGGTTCCTGCTGCTGGACGGGCTGACCAACTCGCTGATCGTCTGCCCGATCGCGCACCAGTCGCCGATACTGCAGTCCATCTTCAAGCTGTTCAAAACGCTCATGATCAGCCCGGGCGTCGAGTTTGGCTTCTACTGCATCAACCATCTGCTGATACCGATGATCCAGGACTGGCTGCGGTACGTCAACAAGGCGCAGAAGAGCTGGGTGCTGATCGAGAAGAACTTCAagcactgctgctgcatgaCCACCGATCTGGTGGTCGACTTTCTCGCCAAATCGCAAACGCTCGAAACGCTGGGCGATCGGGTGGTGATTGGCAGCGAGTCGCTGCTCGGGCAGTCGACCCCATCGCCCTCGTCCGCCCGGGCGGCCACCAGAGCGGCAGGAAGCGACGGAAAGTACCGCAAAACGCCGCACACCGGCGACGAGCCGCCCGGTGGCAAAGCGTCCGGCACGCTGCGCCTGCCCAGCTCGGCCGTACTGGCGCtgaagcagctgctgctggtgctgatcGAGTGCTCCGCCCAGTCGCAGGAAACGATTGCCCGGGTCGGGGTGTCCTGCATGAAGCACGTCATCTTCTCCGCCGGCTACCTGTTCGAGGAGGAGCAGTGGGTAATCATCGCGTCCGCCATCCATCGGGCGAGCACGGTTTCGATGGCGCCGCTCAAGCAGCTCATCTTCGCGTTCAACCGCAACTCGAACAGCTTCTACGGCGACTGCGCGAACGTGAAGGTGGCGGCACGGCGCGACAGCACGCCGGAGGAGCTGCAGCGCATCCACTCGCTCGCCCAGCAGGTGTTCCTGATGGACACGCAGCGCGATGCGCTCGGTGGACGCAGTCTGCCCGTGCCGCAGGAAGACCGCTCCTACTCGTTTCTGCTCTACCCGCTGCAGTGCAATGGGGCGGCACTGAGCTCGCCCGTCAGTGGCGCCGGCGGCTCTTCCCTGTCGACCGGGATGCCGCCGTCGTACGGGCTGGCGGTCGACTGCTACATCATACGCATTCCGTACCGCAATCTGATCGTCGGCATGCTGGCGAGCCAAATGCTGCTACAGCTGATCGCCAACATCCTGCTGAGCGGGCTGTCGAACGTGCCGAGCGAGCTGAACACCTGCTTCTACAGCAGCGGCGCCGAGGCAGGGCCGCCGGGAGGGGCGACTCCACACAGTGTCGCCGGCGGGTCGAAAACACTGTTCTACCTGGGGCAAAACAGCAAGGAGATATTGCTGCGCGCGCTGCGCCAGTTCCTGATCGGGGCGGTCGAGTTTGACACCCGCCCCGGCCTGAAGTTCCTGATACAGAAGGTGTCCGGCATCGACTACGCGGCCAACCTGTACAAGCAGATGAACTCCTCCTGGATCATACACTACATGGCGCTGGTGGACATGTACCTTAACAACGTGCGCATCCACAGCCTCACCGCCGAGGACGTGCGCTATCTGCTCAGCTCCTGCTGCGACCAGTACGCGGCCGGGCCGCACCCGGCCAAGGGCGACGAGAAGTGCGTCCACTATCTGTTCGCGCTGCGCGATTTGTGGGAGATGATTGCCGACCACTTCATACAGCACCTGGAAAGCGACCGGGAGCGCAGCCGCAAGGCGCACCTTTACGCGGAGGCGGCCGACGAGCCGCTCGAGCGTGCGGCGGAGCATCGCGAACACGGCGGCGACCCCGGCACTATCCTGTACCACTATCCCGACCAGGCGGCCGACGACTGTGGCCAGCCGCCGGCGGCACTGAGGCAAAGCAACGGCACCGCTAGAAAGGCGGCCGGCGATGGAGAAACTTTGGCAGCGGCGGCACGAAGAAGCCTCCCGCATCCGCACCAGCCGTACTATCTGCCCGCTGCCAACGGGCCAACGGCTGCTGGCCAGGAACCGGCGAAAGACTTTGAGCCCGTCTACCAGCAGCAACCGGAGCCGCCTGCGGAACAGCCGCCGGCGCACAGGAGCGCTACCAAGGGTGAACATCCTACAGAAGGCGAGCGGCAGAAGCAAACGATACCGCCGGAGATCGAGCAGCAGCGGGCGCTCAGCATCCAAAAGGACGTGTCGTATAAAACATCCGCCTTAAGACAGCTAATCGTCGCTTCTATTGAGTTGATCAAGCTTCTGCCCGGCGAGCAGTCGGAGtttctgcagctgctgcttaCGCCCCGCATCCGGGAGGCATTCCATTTCGTCGAGGAAAAGAATCCGTTCCTCTCGCTGGACGCACAGCATTAATTGAGCTACCGATTTGGGGGGGGAGCCCATTTATTACAACTTTACCGGGGGGATGGGGGCAAGGATACGCTGCTTCACTTAAGTGCTTaagtgcaacaaaaaatcattggAATTGCTACATATTGTGTATATACATATAACGCTCATATTATTGTACGGATTTACCAATTCATGTTGATACAGTCGTGAAATATATTTCTCGATCAAGTGGATTTGTTCGGTGTTCTTCTTGTACGGCTACACGAAAAATGgct from Anopheles coluzzii chromosome X, AcolN3, whole genome shotgun sequence includes:
- the LOC120954919 gene encoding brefeldin A-inhibited guanine nucleotide-exchange protein 3 — protein: MEELLMSIVKEATGSKLQNLKQAAQIAHEKLSRQHGMHRDPSYELRSVCFTALQMALETKRPKFITYGLNGLHRIIRDERFFTGLEPEDDSLWLPAQLLRATSSLSSIANEDTVVNVLRLILAMACSQTCTLNGRLLIEMLSKCGECWENGSRAVKAASLAAGSQCLRTFCAFLKDEAEEIVRLDPTGIISLGMAAAVYNEVIPVMQWLCSRLVEPATGSTKAGDGGTPNSSLYLMECILTLVVSLPSDVHANPHFTAFLWQKFCPTLAATMGSPGRVNKDKKFTYRDAIHLIESENRGFFTRPGLDGPQARCIYLTSIQLLRIAGAQGSLRPMLEALFHRMLLLPVPSNRAEPLRYAREIFKSPERLIDLAIILYPDKTQSSSDDMALFRLVIDAMEECAAAWHHGSASVYGALSSSVECVVALLESLQVLSSGSYDESLIGDRIAELVNERYAALADADYTGPLTYQSMTRLPPPYRDAVAELRQSGFESSSESDADGPLEQGTIDPELGSVGSGDTEGPEDETHSSGDDVSSKASQGNWLWAHIDDSGSSGRSDGDCDRQHAREFAAVLASELVPSLLRLKTSIEIDEAVQEFASRVCQRNSATRGDGDYGALTALNADGIYLATYSALLLALQLVTGGHYDDDGGGIDTDGPKPAAIPLTEQQFVTSVQNSGILVYLSAAWLRELYQCILAGNPLQALTATQRAKDPAASTHCALLDMLHDAGGTGPTQMLSDWQRLQSVVRVHTEPTAKQRAARKIARRLLTCCWDSMVAVLTAGLGEADGSPTARLVKLSKKTLRVRKETRGSGETLYALSLDGLHAAATLSNALSLQHLAGKIINLIASNVCQNAGPKIPASHALSMDVVLSGGLELGSHSADCWLPVFSVCRHVTQLEHDLFSSQSNATNVGNAPGVGQCKESSDQQFGKGETQSDRLHLSPYSVDEDETCVDVYSFLQAPNTNANINVITILKAYSANDAVNLTQTDTAKMLCALSHQADVLFAEAAERLSLPALQQFLRSLCRASREQLYRSTSLKKGKKSWWLGRPWKVKNDSLPLSLLLHRVGDVTLKVFRGPRPLLHVLKVWAITGPHLMDAACHKDRSISKRAIEYIHDIITALLVEQTELPHFHFNEALLKPFENLLSMDSCDIDVQDQIVACLYEIVEAHRTEIRSGWRPLFGTLRTARNRPVHLSNIIDIFRVFLETDNMLVFANAGLDCILCLLSYLEISGNGPAAATDHGQYPAAAAAGTDDLSLTMRSGDFLYDALKFLERCASILDFMYNMPQCPNLHSTYKIKGITYTHIIDANIPNSMENFTFFGQEYLQSTNEQCMISYRSLHIDKESIRKIDELDRPSGVLKVWFLLLDGLTNSLIVCPIAHQSPILQSIFKLFKTLMISPGVEFGFYCINHLLIPMIQDWLRYVNKAQKSWVLIEKNFKHCCCMTTDLVVDFLAKSQTLETLGDRVVIGSESLLGQSTPSPSSARAATRAAGSDGKYRKTPHTGDEPPGGKASGTLRLPSSAVLALKQLLLVLIECSAQSQETIARVGVSCMKHVIFSAGYLFEEEQWVIIASAIHRASTVSMAPLKQLIFAFNRNSNSFYGDCANVKVAARRDSTPEELQRIHSLAQQVFLMDTQRDALGGRSLPVPQEDRSYSFLLYPLQCNGAALSSPVSGAGGSSLSTGMPPSYGLAVDCYIIRIPYRNLIVGMLASQMLLQLIANILLSGLSNVPSELNTCFYSSGAEAGPPGGATPHSVAGGSKTLFYLGQNSKEILLRALRQFLIGAVEFDTRPGLKFLIQKVSGIDYAANLYKQMNSSWIIHYMALVDMYLNNVRIHSLTAEDVRYLLSSCCDQYAAGPHPAKGDEKCVHYLFALRDLWEMIADHFIQHLESDRERSRKAHLYAEAADEPLERAAEHREHGGDPGTILYHYPDQAADDCGQPPAALRQSNGTARKAAGDGETLAAAARRSLPHPHQPYYLPAANGPTAAGQEPAKDFEPVYQQQPEPPAEQPPAHRSATKGEHPTEGERQKQTIPPEIEQQRALSIQKDVSYKTSALRQLIVASIELIKLLPGEQSEFLQLLLTPRIREAFHFVEEKNPFLSLDAQH